A window of Candidatus Methylomirabilis tolerans genomic DNA:
GATGACCATGTGGCGCAACTGCGCAATGGCCCCATTGTTGAAAGCTTCGCCATCGAGGATCCTCGACTCCTGGTGTTCGCACCGAACACCGTGCTGCTTGCCTATCGAGCAACCTTTACACCGGCAGGCAAGGCCGATCCGCAAGTGGTCCACACCATGTACGTGTCGTCAGTGTGGAAACAACGTGGTGCTGAGTGGGTCAACATATTCAGTCAAGACACGATGGCAGATGAGGCTGCCAAGTGAGTAGGCCTGACCCTGTGTTCACTCGGGCACGCACCCCAGGCGCCGCGTATCTTCAGTCGGGGC
This region includes:
- a CDS encoding nuclear transport factor 2 family protein, whose product is MSPDIDLFIALERRVWQALADGDASADARLLDPRYLGVYATGFGSKDDHVAQLRNGPIVESFAIEDPRLLVFAPNTVLLAYRATFTPAGKADPQVVHTMYVSSVWKQRGAEWVNIFSQDTMADEAAK